One window from the genome of Marinobacter sp. LV10R510-11A encodes:
- a CDS encoding type II toxin-antitoxin system ParD family antitoxin → MSMHRKTITLTEQQDGWVKGQIESGQFGNDSEYIRHLIRRDQQAQVRLATLRQALSEGESSGTPKPFDISAIKTSI, encoded by the coding sequence ATGAGCATGCACCGGAAAACTATTACGCTGACTGAGCAACAGGACGGTTGGGTGAAAGGTCAGATTGAAAGCGGTCAGTTCGGCAATGATAGTGAGTATATCCGCCATCTCATCCGGCGAGACCAGCAAGCCCAAGTACGTCTTGCCACGCTTAGGCAAGCCCTTTCTGAGGGTGAATCAAGCGGAACACCTAAGCCGTTTGATATATCGGCTATCAAGACTTCCATCTAG
- the urtA gene encoding urea ABC transporter substrate-binding protein codes for MSIKKHLKLSLSALALSISFNAVAAEDPIKVGILHSLSGTMAISESTLKDTMLMLIEKQNKAGGVLGRQLEPVVVDPASNWPLFAEKARELLAKEKVDVIFGNWTSVSRKSVLPVIEELNGLLFYPVQYEGEESSENVFYTGAAPNQQAIPAVDYLMNDIGVERWVLAGTDYVYPRTTNKILETYLKDKGVAAEDIMINYTPFGHSNWQAIVSDIKAFGSAGKKTAVVSTINGDANVPFYRELGNQGVDAADIPVVAFSVGEQELSGIDTGPLVGHLAAWNYFMSVESDANYDFIDAWAAYSGNEDAVTNDPMEAHYIGFNMYIEAVKKAGTADVDAVKDAIIGVSVPNLTGGYATMMPNHHITKPVLIGEIQDNGQFSVVWETPSTVAGDAWSDFLPGSKDLISDWRKPLFCGNFNVVSGTCGGKAKVAAE; via the coding sequence ATGAGCATCAAAAAACACCTTAAGCTGAGCCTCTCCGCCCTGGCACTTTCCATCTCTTTTAACGCCGTTGCCGCTGAAGATCCTATCAAGGTCGGTATCCTGCACTCCCTCTCCGGCACCATGGCGATCAGTGAATCCACCCTGAAAGACACCATGCTGATGCTGATCGAAAAGCAGAACAAAGCCGGCGGTGTGCTGGGTCGTCAGCTTGAACCGGTGGTTGTGGACCCCGCCTCCAACTGGCCGCTGTTCGCCGAAAAAGCCCGTGAGCTGCTGGCTAAAGAAAAAGTGGACGTGATCTTCGGTAACTGGACCTCGGTTTCCCGTAAATCCGTACTGCCGGTGATAGAAGAGCTGAATGGCCTTTTGTTTTACCCGGTTCAGTACGAGGGTGAGGAATCCTCCGAGAACGTGTTCTACACCGGTGCAGCGCCCAACCAGCAGGCCATTCCGGCGGTTGACTACCTGATGAACGACATCGGCGTTGAGCGCTGGGTTCTGGCAGGTACCGACTACGTTTACCCGCGCACCACCAACAAGATCCTCGAGACCTATCTCAAGGATAAGGGCGTGGCCGCTGAAGACATCATGATCAACTACACGCCGTTTGGTCATTCCAACTGGCAGGCCATCGTTTCCGATATCAAGGCATTTGGAAGCGCCGGTAAAAAGACCGCCGTGGTTTCAACCATCAACGGCGATGCCAACGTTCCGTTTTACCGCGAACTGGGCAACCAAGGTGTCGACGCCGCCGACATTCCGGTGGTCGCCTTCTCCGTGGGCGAGCAGGAATTGTCTGGCATAGACACGGGCCCTCTGGTGGGACATCTGGCGGCCTGGAACTACTTCATGAGCGTGGAAAGTGACGCCAACTACGATTTCATCGATGCCTGGGCTGCCTATTCCGGTAACGAAGACGCCGTCACCAACGACCCCATGGAAGCACACTACATCGGCTTCAATATGTACATTGAAGCGGTTAAGAAAGCTGGAACGGCTGACGTAGACGCCGTGAAAGACGCCATCATCGGCGTATCCGTTCCCAACCTCACCGGTGGTTACGCCACCATGATGCCGAACCACCACATCACAAAGCCCGTGCTGATTGGCGAGATTCAGGACAACGGTCAGTTTTCCGTAGTCTGGGAAACGCCGTCTACCGTGGCGGGTGACGCCTGGTCTGACTTCCTGCCGGGTTCCAAAGACCTGATCAGTGACTGGCGCAAGCCGCTGTTCTGCGGAAACTTCAACGTGGTTTCCGGCACCTGCGGTGGTAAGGCGAAAGTCGCTGCTGAGTAA
- the urtB gene encoding urea ABC transporter permease subunit UrtB, whose product MGISRLLSHLLFAFIILCPGLSQAQVEDSEAQQLLTALAESSFAETKEVVNQIAGSGDERARGWLESYASNKLGRIESSGQFIIVLENRGRDWTVESALTGENLGEMSRRDIDTLRVNNALRNELESILSVIDLKSPDEDNRLSAARALKGSVDGTLAERIPELIETEESTSVQAALTEALAIYKVEEQGNVAAVATLSGSLNSQARAALQQAMRSDDAALVAAATEAMASIEQKLTLNRAAETLYFGLSLGSVLVLAAIGLAITFGVMGVINMAHGELMMLGAYTTWGMQQLLPGQPGLALILSIPAGFLVAALAGIAIERTVIQHLKGRPLETLLATFGVSLILQQFVRTVISPLNRTVITPDWMSGSVMINEALSLTLNRLYVIGFALVVFAGLMLIMRKTRLGLEVRAVTQNRAMARSMGIKATRVDILTFALGSGVAGLAGVALSQITNVGPNLGQSYIIDSFMVVVFGGVGNLWGTLLAGMTLGTINQLLEPWVGAVLAKIMVLVFIILFIQKRPRGLFPQKGRAAEG is encoded by the coding sequence ATGGGCATCTCTCGACTGCTCAGCCATCTGCTGTTCGCCTTCATTATACTTTGTCCCGGCCTTTCGCAGGCACAGGTAGAAGATTCGGAAGCGCAGCAACTGCTTACCGCACTGGCGGAATCCTCATTCGCGGAAACGAAAGAGGTGGTCAACCAGATCGCCGGCAGCGGCGATGAGCGCGCCCGAGGCTGGCTCGAATCCTACGCCAGCAACAAGCTGGGCCGCATTGAATCCAGCGGCCAATTCATCATAGTGCTGGAAAACCGGGGCCGGGACTGGACCGTTGAAAGCGCACTTACCGGCGAAAACCTCGGTGAAATGTCCCGCCGCGATATCGATACCCTTCGCGTCAACAACGCTCTGCGTAATGAGCTGGAAAGCATCCTATCGGTGATTGATCTGAAGAGTCCTGATGAGGACAACCGTTTATCCGCCGCCCGTGCCCTCAAAGGCAGCGTGGACGGCACTCTGGCTGAGCGCATCCCTGAGCTGATTGAAACCGAAGAGAGTACGTCGGTTCAGGCGGCACTCACCGAAGCCCTGGCCATCTATAAAGTGGAAGAGCAGGGCAATGTCGCTGCCGTGGCAACCCTCTCCGGCAGCCTCAACTCACAAGCCCGCGCTGCCCTGCAACAAGCTATGCGCAGCGACGATGCTGCGCTGGTAGCTGCAGCCACCGAGGCCATGGCCAGTATCGAACAGAAACTGACACTGAACCGTGCCGCCGAGACCCTGTATTTTGGATTGTCTCTTGGGTCGGTACTGGTGCTGGCCGCCATTGGCCTTGCCATCACCTTCGGCGTGATGGGCGTCATCAACATGGCCCACGGCGAACTTATGATGCTGGGTGCCTACACCACCTGGGGCATGCAGCAATTGCTCCCGGGCCAGCCCGGCCTGGCGCTGATCCTGTCCATCCCTGCCGGTTTTCTGGTGGCGGCACTGGCGGGTATCGCGATAGAGCGCACTGTGATCCAGCACCTGAAGGGCCGCCCGCTGGAAACCCTGCTGGCGACCTTTGGTGTCAGCCTGATCCTGCAGCAATTTGTGCGCACGGTTATTTCACCGCTCAATCGCACCGTGATAACGCCGGACTGGATGAGCGGCTCGGTGATGATCAACGAAGCGCTGTCGTTAACACTTAACCGCCTGTACGTGATCGGCTTTGCGCTGGTGGTGTTCGCGGGCCTGATGCTGATCATGCGCAAGACTCGTCTAGGCCTGGAAGTACGCGCAGTCACCCAGAACCGGGCCATGGCCCGCTCCATGGGTATCAAGGCTACGAGAGTGGACATCCTCACCTTCGCTCTTGGTTCCGGCGTGGCCGGCCTGGCCGGTGTTGCACTCTCCCAGATCACCAACGTTGGCCCCAATCTGGGCCAGAGCTACATCATCGACTCCTTCATGGTGGTGGTGTTCGGCGGCGTGGGTAACCTCTGGGGCACCCTGCTGGCGGGTATGACGCTGGGCACTATCAACCAGCTTCTGGAACCCTGGGTCGGCGCAGTACTCGCCAAAATCATGGTGCTGGTTTTCATCATCCTGTTCATTCAGAAACGCCCCCGGGGACTCTTTCCCCAGAAGGGCCGTGCGGCGGAGGGTTAA
- the urtC gene encoding urea ABC transporter permease subunit UrtC yields MWLTRPLQERSTRIFLGVLFASLVIVSVLHVFMPQDSALYVSSYTITLLGKYLCYALLAVAVDLVWGYLGILSLGHGAFFALGGYAMGMYLMRQIGDRGIYGDPMLPDFMVFLNWQELPWYWLGFDMAWFAFIMVLLAPGILALVFGFLAFRSRVTGVYLSIITQALTFALMLAFFRNEMGFGGNNGLTDFKDILGFDLRTDATRLGLFIATGIALAIGYLICRGIVTSKLGRVSIACRDAEARTRFLGYRVERVQLFVFVVSAMLAGVAGALYVPQVGIINPSEFSPLFSIEVVVWVALGGRATLYGAVIGAILVNYGKTVFTGIMPDAWLFALGGLFVLVTVFLPKGIAGLLFKPKKAKDAGNTLPEQEATA; encoded by the coding sequence ATGTGGTTAACAAGACCCTTGCAGGAACGTTCCACTCGAATTTTCCTGGGTGTGCTCTTCGCCTCCCTGGTGATTGTCAGTGTGCTACATGTGTTCATGCCGCAGGACAGCGCCCTGTATGTAAGCTCCTACACCATCACGCTGCTGGGCAAGTACCTGTGTTACGCGCTGCTGGCGGTGGCGGTGGATCTGGTGTGGGGCTACCTCGGTATCCTCAGCCTGGGCCACGGCGCCTTCTTCGCTTTGGGTGGCTACGCCATGGGCATGTACCTGATGCGCCAGATTGGTGATCGCGGCATTTACGGCGACCCGATGCTGCCGGACTTCATGGTGTTCCTGAACTGGCAGGAGCTGCCCTGGTACTGGCTCGGCTTCGACATGGCCTGGTTTGCCTTCATCATGGTGCTGCTGGCGCCAGGCATCCTGGCTCTGGTGTTTGGCTTCCTGGCCTTTCGCTCACGGGTGACCGGGGTCTACCTCTCCATCATCACTCAGGCGCTGACCTTCGCACTGATGCTGGCCTTCTTCCGCAACGAGATGGGTTTTGGCGGCAATAACGGACTGACCGACTTCAAGGACATCCTCGGCTTTGATCTGCGCACCGATGCCACCCGGCTTGGCCTGTTCATCGCCACCGGCATTGCCTTGGCCATTGGCTACCTGATCTGCCGCGGCATTGTTACCAGCAAGCTCGGCCGTGTGAGTATTGCCTGCCGGGATGCCGAGGCGCGCACACGGTTCCTCGGTTACCGGGTAGAGCGGGTGCAGCTCTTTGTGTTTGTGGTCTCCGCCATGCTGGCCGGTGTGGCGGGTGCGCTCTATGTGCCTCAAGTAGGCATCATCAACCCCAGCGAATTCTCGCCGCTGTTCTCCATCGAGGTGGTGGTTTGGGTGGCACTCGGTGGCCGCGCTACGCTATACGGCGCCGTCATTGGTGCAATATTGGTGAATTATGGCAAAACAGTGTTCACCGGCATCATGCCGGACGCCTGGTTGTTTGCGCTCGGCGGGTTGTTTGTTCTGGTGACCGTGTTTCTGCCCAAAGGCATCGCCGGCCTGCTGTTCAAGCCGAAGAAAGCCAAGGACGCCGGTAACACCCTTCCAGAACAGGAGGCTACCGCATGA
- the urtD gene encoding urea ABC transporter ATP-binding protein UrtD, protein MSLLQELTNRDKVFEFLAPAQSPVDVRHGPILYLEDVNVSFDGFRAINNLNLTIDDGELRCIIGPNGAGKTTMMDIITGKTRPDTGSVWFGSRHNLLTLSEPDIASLGIGRKFQKPTVFEALTVFENLELAMATDKRVFPTLTAQMKPEYRDRIDEVLEMIGLKQLRQALAGILSHGQKQWLEIGMLLMQKPRLLLVDEPVAGMTEQEMERTAELLTSLAGKQSVVVVEHDMGFVRSIARKVTVLHQGSVLAEGSMDQVSNDPEVIKVYLGEEA, encoded by the coding sequence ATGAGCCTTCTTCAGGAACTGACCAATCGGGATAAGGTATTTGAATTTCTCGCGCCGGCACAGTCCCCCGTGGATGTGCGGCACGGCCCCATTCTTTACCTGGAAGACGTGAACGTCAGTTTTGACGGCTTCAGGGCCATCAACAATCTCAACCTCACCATCGACGACGGCGAACTGCGCTGCATCATCGGCCCTAACGGTGCAGGCAAAACCACCATGATGGACATAATCACCGGAAAAACCCGACCGGATACCGGCTCGGTGTGGTTTGGCAGCCGTCACAACCTGCTCACCCTGAGCGAGCCAGACATCGCTTCTCTCGGTATTGGTCGCAAGTTCCAGAAGCCCACGGTATTTGAAGCGCTGACGGTATTTGAAAATCTCGAGCTGGCCATGGCCACAGACAAGCGGGTGTTTCCCACGCTCACCGCCCAGATGAAACCCGAATACCGGGATCGCATCGATGAAGTGCTGGAAATGATCGGCCTCAAGCAGCTGCGCCAAGCCCTGGCCGGCATCCTCTCCCACGGCCAGAAGCAGTGGCTGGAGATCGGCATGCTGTTGATGCAGAAGCCGCGCCTGCTGCTGGTGGATGAGCCGGTCGCCGGCATGACCGAACAGGAAATGGAACGCACCGCCGAACTGCTCACCAGCCTGGCCGGCAAACAATCGGTGGTGGTGGTGGAGCACGACATGGGTTTTGTGCGCTCCATCGCCCGCAAAGTCACCGTTCTGCACCAGGGCAGTGTGCTGGCGGAAGGCTCCATGGACCAGGTCTCCAACGACCCGGAAGTGATCAAGGTGTATCTCGGGGAGGAAGCCTGA
- the urtE gene encoding urea ABC transporter ATP-binding subunit UrtE: MLKINKLNQYYGESHTLWDLELDVPQGQCTCVMGRNGVGKTTLMKCIMGEESVKSGSLAFAKGVELTKKKIEDRARLGIGYVPQGRQIFPLLTVEENLRTGLAVRKDGSKVIPARVYELFPVLKEMRHRRGGDLSGGQQQQLTIGRALVIEPRLLILDEPGEGIQPNIVAQIGEVIRKLIEEDGLTVLLVEQKLPFARKYADRFAILDRGRRVAEGEIAGLTDELIKKHLTV; this comes from the coding sequence ATGCTCAAGATCAACAAGCTCAACCAGTATTACGGCGAAAGCCACACCCTCTGGGATCTGGAGCTGGACGTACCCCAGGGCCAGTGCACCTGCGTGATGGGGCGAAACGGCGTGGGCAAGACCACTCTGATGAAATGCATTATGGGCGAGGAAAGCGTGAAAAGCGGCTCCCTCGCGTTCGCCAAGGGCGTGGAGCTCACCAAAAAGAAAATAGAAGACCGCGCACGCCTCGGCATAGGTTACGTGCCCCAGGGTCGGCAGATCTTCCCGCTGCTGACCGTGGAAGAAAACCTCCGCACCGGCCTGGCCGTGCGCAAAGACGGCAGCAAGGTAATCCCCGCACGGGTGTACGAATTGTTCCCGGTGCTGAAAGAAATGCGCCACCGCCGGGGCGGCGACCTTTCCGGCGGCCAGCAACAGCAGCTCACCATTGGCCGGGCGCTGGTGATTGAACCCCGCCTGCTGATTCTGGATGAGCCGGGTGAGGGCATTCAGCCCAACATCGTCGCCCAGATTGGTGAGGTTATCCGCAAGCTGATTGAGGAAGACGGCCTTACCGTGTTGCTGGTCGAGCAAAAGCTGCCGTTTGCCCGAAAATACGCCGACCGCTTCGCCATTCTGGATCGGGGCCGTCGCGTGGCCGAAGGCGAAATCGCCGGCCTGACCGATGAACTGATCAAGAAGCACCTGACGGTATGA
- a CDS encoding urease accessory protein UreD: protein MTVFHQPSQDSGHRFDSERRWAASLSLRFEARDEARLEGKEKPVSRLVRRKHHGPLRVQRPFYPEGRHGCCHVYLLHPPGGLVSGDELRIEASVGEGAHVLLTTPAAAKLYKADSHGVAWGQHTRLQVAKNGILEYLPQETLAFDGSRGEQTTTIELETGAKCIGWEILALGRPASKLPFVSGHLEQRFRLLMDGRPLWLERQLMDPTHPRFKGHWGQGGATVQATLWVVGLEDEAAAIEELRETLPANHRWAVTRRRGVVLLRYLGQERNEAWALCQQAWELLRPRLTGQQASVPRIWLT from the coding sequence ATGACGGTTTTCCATCAGCCAAGCCAGGATTCTGGCCACCGCTTCGATTCGGAGCGGCGCTGGGCGGCCAGCTTGTCTCTGCGCTTTGAAGCAAGAGATGAAGCAAGACTCGAAGGCAAGGAGAAGCCTGTTTCCCGCCTGGTGCGCCGAAAACACCATGGCCCGTTAAGGGTTCAGCGGCCGTTCTACCCGGAAGGGCGACATGGCTGCTGCCACGTTTACCTGTTGCATCCGCCCGGTGGGCTGGTCAGCGGTGACGAGCTTCGCATCGAGGCCAGCGTCGGTGAGGGTGCCCACGTGCTGCTAACCACGCCGGCGGCTGCCAAGCTCTATAAAGCCGACAGCCACGGCGTTGCCTGGGGGCAGCACACCCGTTTGCAGGTGGCAAAAAACGGCATCCTTGAATACCTGCCCCAGGAAACCCTCGCGTTTGACGGCTCCCGAGGCGAGCAGACCACCACCATCGAACTGGAAACCGGTGCCAAATGCATCGGCTGGGAAATCCTCGCCCTCGGCCGCCCGGCCAGCAAGCTGCCGTTCGTCTCCGGCCACCTGGAACAGCGCTTTCGATTGCTGATGGATGGTCGCCCGTTATGGCTCGAACGCCAGCTGATGGACCCCACACATCCCCGATTCAAAGGCCACTGGGGGCAGGGCGGCGCCACCGTGCAGGCCACCCTGTGGGTTGTTGGGCTGGAAGACGAAGCCGCCGCCATCGAAGAGCTCAGGGAAACCCTGCCCGCCAACCACCGCTGGGCCGTTACCCGTCGCCGTGGCGTGGTGCTGCTGCGTTATTTGGGGCAGGAAAGAAACGAAGCCTGGGCGTTATGCCAGCAAGCCTGGGAACTGCTCAGGCCAAGACTCACCGGCCAGCAGGCCAGCGTTCCCCGAATCTGGCTGACCTGA
- the ureA gene encoding urease subunit gamma encodes MELTPRDKDKLMLFTAGLLAERRKARGLKLNYPEAIALISAEIMEGARAGQSVAELMSSGAEILTRADVMDGIANMIPEVQVEATFPDGTKLVTVHNPIV; translated from the coding sequence ATGGAATTGACGCCCAGAGACAAAGACAAACTGATGCTGTTCACCGCCGGTCTGCTGGCCGAACGCCGCAAAGCCCGTGGTCTGAAACTGAACTACCCCGAAGCCATCGCCCTGATCAGCGCTGAAATCATGGAAGGCGCCAGAGCCGGCCAATCCGTCGCGGAGCTGATGAGCAGCGGAGCAGAGATTCTGACCCGGGCCGACGTGATGGACGGCATCGCCAACATGATCCCGGAAGTGCAGGTAGAAGCCACCTTCCCGGACGGCACCAAACTCGTCACCGTTCACAACCCGATTGTATGA
- a CDS encoding urease subunit beta produces the protein MIPGEYKLKDGDIELCEGRERITIDVANTGDRPVQIGSHYHFAEANPVLIFDRVKVKGYRLDVAAGTAIRFEPGQSRQVTLIPFAGHREIYGFRGDVMGKLDVVGKREGQK, from the coding sequence ATGATTCCCGGAGAGTACAAGCTCAAAGACGGCGACATCGAACTCTGCGAAGGCCGCGAACGCATCACCATCGACGTCGCTAACACTGGCGATCGCCCGGTTCAGATCGGCTCCCACTATCACTTCGCCGAGGCGAATCCCGTTCTGATTTTCGATCGGGTTAAAGTAAAAGGCTACCGGCTGGACGTAGCCGCTGGCACGGCCATTCGTTTCGAGCCGGGCCAGTCGCGGCAGGTCACCCTGATTCCCTTTGCCGGCCACCGCGAGATCTACGGTTTCCGGGGCGACGTTATGGGCAAACTCGACGTGGTGGGCAAACGGGAGGGCCAGAAATGA